In a genomic window of Streptomyces sp. NBC_01231:
- a CDS encoding OB-fold domain-containing protein, translating into MLQTDPREHTREHTREHTREPTEFDDGHEAAPAVTAAPAPAKAPAPAKALAPAKAPASPNAAASHSALTVCGELLFQRCLWCGTADYRRSYCRCCGSMAFTRERSEGAGAVVRRNGHVPHNTWFVAMDEGFNLLCQVTGSAPAAVSVGARVSVVRPVAPLGQGLPRVELTDPAPSPEPWW; encoded by the coding sequence ATGCTCCAGACAGACCCCCGTGAACACACCCGTGAACACACCCGTGAACACACCCGTGAACCCACCGAGTTCGATGACGGCCACGAGGCCGCCCCCGCGGTCACGGCCGCCCCCGCCCCGGCGAAGGCCCCCGCCCCGGCGAAGGCCCTCGCCCCGGCGAAGGCCCCCGCCTCGCCGAACGCAGCCGCCTCCCACAGCGCACTGACGGTCTGCGGCGAGCTCCTCTTCCAGCGCTGCCTCTGGTGCGGCACCGCGGACTACCGCCGTTCGTACTGCCGTTGCTGCGGGTCCATGGCCTTCACCCGGGAACGCAGCGAGGGCGCCGGGGCGGTCGTGCGCCGCAACGGCCACGTCCCGCACAACACCTGGTTCGTCGCGATGGACGAGGGCTTCAACCTGCTCTGCCAGGTCACCGGGTCGGCGCCGGCCGCGGTCTCGGTGGGGGCACGGGTGAGTGTCGTACGGCCCGTCGCCCCCCTCGGCCAGGGCCTGCCCCGCGTCGAACTCACCGACCCGGCACCGTCTCCGGAGCCCTGGTGGTGA
- a CDS encoding acyl-CoA dehydrogenase family protein produces MSRQPMKDPLDLLDLASTLTDEEREIQATVAKFLADRVRPHIGEWFENAHFARELAPELGKLGVLGMHLEGYGCAGTNAVSYGLACMELEAADSGFRSFVSVQGSLSMFSIWKWGSQEQKQEWLPRLAAGEAIGCFGLTEPDFGSNPAGMRTRAVRDSGGDWILNGSKMWITNGGIADVATVWAQTEDGVRGFLVPRGTPGFTTQDIKQKMSLRASVTSELYFDNVRLPDSARLPLAEGLRGPLSCLNEARFGILFGAVGAARDSLQAAIEYADSRVQFDKPISAFQLTQKKLADMSVSVGNAALLAVHLGRLKDQHRIRPEQISVGKLNNVREAIAVARECRTILGAGGISLEYSPLRHANNLESVLTYEGTSEMHTLVVGQAITGLPAFR; encoded by the coding sequence ATGAGCCGCCAGCCGATGAAGGACCCTCTCGACCTGCTCGACCTCGCCTCCACCCTCACCGACGAGGAACGCGAGATCCAGGCCACTGTCGCCAAGTTCCTCGCCGACCGGGTGCGCCCGCACATCGGCGAGTGGTTCGAGAACGCCCACTTCGCCCGCGAACTCGCGCCGGAACTTGGCAAGTTGGGGGTGCTCGGCATGCACCTCGAAGGGTACGGCTGCGCCGGGACGAACGCGGTCAGCTACGGTCTCGCCTGCATGGAGCTGGAGGCGGCGGACTCGGGTTTCCGCAGCTTCGTCTCGGTGCAGGGCTCGCTGTCGATGTTCTCCATCTGGAAGTGGGGTTCACAGGAGCAGAAGCAGGAGTGGCTGCCCCGGCTCGCCGCCGGTGAGGCGATCGGCTGCTTCGGGCTGACCGAGCCCGACTTCGGCAGCAACCCCGCCGGGATGCGCACCAGGGCCGTCCGTGACAGTGGGGGAGACTGGATCCTCAACGGCTCCAAGATGTGGATCACCAACGGCGGCATCGCCGACGTGGCCACCGTCTGGGCGCAGACCGAGGACGGCGTCCGCGGCTTCCTCGTGCCACGCGGGACGCCCGGCTTCACCACGCAGGACATCAAGCAGAAGATGTCGCTGCGCGCGTCCGTCACCTCGGAGCTGTACTTCGACAACGTACGGCTGCCCGACTCGGCGCGGCTGCCCCTCGCGGAGGGCCTGCGCGGACCGCTGTCCTGTCTGAACGAGGCCCGCTTCGGCATCCTGTTCGGCGCGGTCGGCGCGGCCCGCGACTCCCTTCAGGCGGCCATCGAGTACGCCGACTCCCGCGTGCAGTTCGACAAGCCGATCAGCGCCTTCCAGCTGACCCAGAAGAAGCTCGCCGACATGAGCGTGTCCGTGGGCAATGCCGCACTGCTCGCCGTGCACCTGGGCCGGCTCAAGGACCAGCACCGCATCCGGCCCGAGCAGATCAGCGTCGGCAAGCTCAACAACGTGCGGGAGGCGATCGCCGTCGCGCGGGAGTGCCGCACCATCCTGGGTGCGGGCGGTATCTCCCTGGAGTACTCGCCGCTGCGCCACGCCAACAACCTGGAGTCCGTCCTCACCTACGAAGGCACCAGTGAGATGCACACGCTCGTAGTGGGCCAGGCGATCACCGGCCTGCCGGCGTTCCGCTGA
- a CDS encoding XdhC family protein, which yields MLDIAEELHRWVELGRDFAVATVVAVDGSAPHLPGAALAVDTDGTAIGSVSGGCVEGAVYDLCQQALTDGQSVLERFGYSDEDAFAVGLTCGGVIDILVTPVRAGDPVRPVLTAALAAAAGRRAAALARIVSGPADLVGRAMLVHPEGAREGAHEGGHEGGFGGHPELDRTIAAEAGAFLDAGRTGTLHIGEQGSRCGAPLTVLVESSVPPPRMIVFGAIDFASALVRVGRFLNYHVTVCDARPVFATRARFPEADEIVVEWPHTYLERTEVDARTVLCVLTHDAKFDVPLLKLALRLPVAYVGAMGSRRTHLDRNARLREVGVSEPELTRLHSPIGLDLGARTPEETALSIAAEIVADRRGGRGVSLTGAHTPIHHDVTSGPAGRIGSVA from the coding sequence ATGCTGGACATCGCCGAAGAACTGCACCGGTGGGTCGAGCTGGGACGCGACTTCGCCGTGGCCACCGTGGTGGCCGTGGACGGCAGCGCGCCCCACCTGCCCGGCGCCGCCCTCGCGGTGGACACCGACGGCACGGCGATCGGCTCGGTCTCCGGCGGCTGTGTGGAGGGCGCGGTCTACGACCTGTGCCAACAGGCCCTGACAGACGGGCAGTCGGTCCTGGAGCGGTTCGGCTACAGCGACGAGGACGCCTTCGCCGTCGGGCTGACCTGCGGCGGTGTCATCGACATCCTGGTCACCCCGGTCCGGGCGGGTGACCCCGTCCGCCCGGTGCTCACGGCCGCGCTCGCCGCCGCCGCGGGCCGACGGGCGGCGGCGCTGGCCCGGATCGTTTCCGGTCCCGCGGATCTGGTGGGCCGCGCGATGCTGGTCCACCCCGAGGGAGCACGCGAGGGAGCACACGAGGGAGGACACGAGGGCGGTTTCGGCGGCCATCCCGAACTCGACCGCACGATCGCCGCGGAGGCCGGCGCCTTCCTGGACGCGGGCCGCACCGGCACCCTGCACATCGGCGAACAGGGCTCCCGCTGCGGCGCCCCGCTCACGGTGCTCGTCGAGTCGTCCGTCCCCCCGCCCCGGATGATCGTCTTCGGCGCGATCGACTTCGCGTCGGCGCTGGTCAGGGTCGGCAGGTTCCTGAACTACCACGTGACGGTGTGCGACGCCCGCCCGGTGTTCGCCACCCGCGCCCGCTTCCCCGAGGCCGACGAGATCGTCGTCGAGTGGCCCCACACCTACCTGGAGCGCACGGAGGTCGACGCCCGCACCGTCCTGTGCGTCCTGACCCACGACGCCAAGTTCGACGTACCCCTGCTGAAGCTCGCCCTGCGGCTCCCGGTGGCGTACGTCGGCGCGATGGGCTCCCGCCGCACCCACCTGGACCGCAACGCCCGCCTGCGCGAGGTCGGCGTGAGCGAACCGGAGCTGACGCGGCTGCACTCGCCGATCGGGCTGGACCTCGGCGCCCGCACACCCGAGGAGACGGCCCTGTCGATCGCCGCGGAGATCGTCGCCGACCGGCGCGGCGGCAGAGGCGTCTCCCTGACCGGCGCGCACACACCGATCCATCACGACGTGACGTCGGGGCCGGCGGGGCGGATCGGGTCGGTGGCCTGA
- a CDS encoding LysR substrate-binding domain-containing protein, with the protein MELRWLESFVIVAEELHFARAADRLHLAPSALSAQVRALESHLGVRLIDRGRRTRPALTSAGKLFLEEARLTLAQTARAEAVGRRAGRGELGHAEIAYVASAAFSGVLTDVLTRCASLDTHLTVQVRELETPAQLEALSCGDIDVGFLRWRPEYPDGVTATCLLTEDVVLALPDGAPLAAHEAVPAAELRHEQFVAPHFDEEYGCRDQIMEVAEQGGFSPRCAPPVRDFIAALTLVGGGLAVALVPASLRRVRIPGVAYRPLADVALTTRLVGAYRRGETSPAVRGVIRRLREAAAAATAVG; encoded by the coding sequence ATGGAACTGCGCTGGCTGGAATCGTTCGTCATCGTCGCGGAGGAACTGCACTTCGCGCGCGCGGCCGATCGGCTGCATCTGGCTCCTTCGGCGCTCAGCGCCCAGGTCAGGGCGCTGGAGTCGCACCTGGGGGTCCGTCTGATCGACCGCGGACGCCGCACCCGCCCGGCGCTCACCAGCGCCGGGAAGCTGTTCCTCGAGGAGGCACGGCTGACCCTCGCGCAGACCGCCCGGGCGGAGGCGGTGGGCCGACGTGCCGGTCGCGGGGAGCTGGGGCACGCCGAGATCGCCTACGTGGCCTCCGCCGCCTTCTCCGGCGTACTGACCGACGTCCTCACCCGGTGCGCGTCCCTCGACACCCATCTCACCGTGCAGGTACGCGAGTTGGAGACACCGGCCCAGCTGGAGGCGCTGTCCTGCGGCGACATCGACGTCGGTTTCCTGCGCTGGCGGCCGGAGTACCCGGACGGGGTCACGGCCACCTGTCTGCTGACCGAGGACGTCGTCCTGGCGCTGCCGGACGGCGCCCCGCTGGCGGCCCACGAGGCGGTCCCCGCGGCGGAGTTGCGCCACGAGCAGTTCGTGGCCCCGCACTTCGACGAGGAGTACGGCTGCCGCGACCAGATCATGGAGGTGGCCGAGCAGGGCGGCTTCAGTCCGCGGTGCGCGCCTCCCGTACGGGACTTCATCGCCGCTCTCACCCTGGTGGGCGGTGGTCTCGCGGTGGCACTGGTGCCTGCCTCGCTGCGCCGCGTTCGGATACCGGGCGTCGCCTACCGCCCGCTGGCGGACGTAGCGCTGACCACCCGGCTGGTGGGCGCGTACCGCAGGGGCGAGACCTCGCCCGCGGTGCGCGGCGTGATCCGACGTCTGCGGGAGGCGGCTGCCGCCGCGACCGCTGTCGGCTGA
- a CDS encoding HAD-IIIA family hydrolase, whose product MSRVRAVLFERDGTLVEDVPHNTDPDRVRPVAGAREAVGLLRLHGISTGVLTEQPGVARGLLTDADVRRVDRRVDDLLGPFDVWGVCPHAPDDGCHCRAPEPGLLLWAVGRVCTAPSGCVVVGDRGTHVEAARRAGGHGILVPSDRTRPEETARADHVAPDVLTAVRAILTGPPRGRVLADERPIEAAFDTGDEPG is encoded by the coding sequence GTGAGCCGCGTCAGGGCCGTGCTGTTCGAACGGGACGGGACTCTCGTCGAGGACGTCCCGCACAACACCGATCCCGATCGTGTACGTCCCGTCGCCGGAGCCCGCGAGGCCGTCGGTCTGCTGCGTCTGCACGGCATCAGCACAGGGGTCCTCACCGAGCAGCCCGGTGTGGCACGCGGTCTGCTCACCGACGCCGACGTGCGCCGGGTCGACCGGCGGGTCGACGACCTTCTCGGCCCGTTCGACGTGTGGGGCGTGTGTCCGCACGCCCCGGACGACGGCTGTCACTGCCGTGCACCCGAACCGGGGTTGCTCCTGTGGGCGGTCGGACGGGTGTGCACGGCTCCGTCGGGCTGTGTCGTCGTCGGCGACCGCGGCACGCATGTCGAGGCCGCACGGCGGGCGGGCGGCCACGGCATCCTCGTCCCCTCCGACCGGACCCGGCCGGAGGAGACGGCACGCGCCGACCATGTGGCGCCGGACGTCCTGACCGCCGTACGCGCGATCCTCACCGGCCCGCCGCGGGGCCGGGTGCTGGCCGACGAGCGGCCGATCGAGGCCGCGTTCGACACCGGAGACGAACCGGGGTGA
- a CDS encoding 3-hydroxybutyryl-CoA dehydrogenase: MTSIKHVGVVGAGQMGRGITEVCARAGLHVTLCDVTEDRARAGLAGVADSLLKAEQRGAIGPDTRAHALTRVSATADLSCLAGADLVIEAAVEDEQAKTALFRQLDEVVTDPEAVLASNTSSIPIARLAASTRRPEAVVGLHFFNPVPVMPLVEVIPSLQTSKATELRVRAFAGEILGKKTVVAQDRAGFVVNSLLVPYLLAAVRLVGSGTATAEDIDTGMTAGCAHPMGPLRLADLIGLDTVAAIGEALYEEHREPLYAPPPLLRRMVESGLLGRKSGQGFFSYRAA, from the coding sequence ATGACATCGATCAAGCACGTGGGAGTCGTCGGCGCCGGGCAGATGGGCCGGGGCATCACCGAGGTGTGCGCCCGGGCCGGCCTGCACGTCACGTTGTGCGACGTGACCGAGGACAGGGCCCGTGCCGGACTGGCGGGCGTGGCCGACTCCCTGCTCAAGGCCGAGCAGCGCGGCGCCATCGGACCGGACACCCGCGCCCACGCCCTGACCCGCGTCTCGGCCACCGCCGATCTCTCCTGCCTGGCCGGGGCGGACCTGGTCATCGAGGCCGCCGTCGAGGACGAGCAGGCCAAGACCGCGCTCTTCAGGCAACTGGACGAAGTGGTCACCGACCCCGAGGCCGTACTGGCCAGCAACACCTCCTCGATCCCCATCGCCCGGCTCGCGGCCTCGACCAGGCGGCCGGAGGCGGTGGTCGGGTTGCACTTCTTCAACCCGGTCCCCGTCATGCCGCTGGTCGAGGTGATCCCCTCTCTGCAGACGTCGAAGGCCACGGAACTGCGCGTGCGCGCCTTCGCGGGCGAGATCCTGGGCAAGAAGACGGTCGTGGCGCAGGACCGCGCGGGCTTCGTCGTCAACTCCCTGCTGGTTCCCTACCTGTTGGCAGCCGTGCGGCTGGTCGGCTCCGGCACGGCGACGGCCGAGGACATCGACACGGGGATGACGGCGGGCTGCGCCCACCCGATGGGTCCGCTGCGCCTCGCCGACCTGATCGGCCTGGACACCGTGGCGGCGATAGGCGAGGCGCTGTACGAGGAGCACCGGGAACCGCTGTACGCCCCTCCCCCGTTGCTGCGCCGCATGGTCGAGTCGGGTCTGCTGGGCCGTAAGTCGGGACAGGGGTTCTTCAGCTACCGGGCCGCGTGA
- a CDS encoding HoxN/HupN/NixA family nickel/cobalt transporter: protein MTTAPDSARLEPTGGRGVSWHRIRTSMTREEWASLGGMSAFVVALHVIGWFTLVAVVAPEHYSLGTKTFGVGIGVTAYTLGMRHAFDADHIAAIDNTTRKLMNEGQRPLSVGFWFSLGHSSIVFVLAFLLSLGVKALAGPVANGDSSLHSVTGWVGTTVSGTFLYVIAVINLVIMAGIWKVFRQMRSGHFDEAALEEQLDKRGFMNRVLGRLMKSITKPWQMYPLGLLFGLGFDTATEIALLVLAGSGAASGLPWYAILCLPVLFAAGMSLLDTIDGSFMNFAYGWAFSKPVRKVYYNLTITGLSVAVALIIGTVELLGLIAEQAGLHGAFWDWVSGLDLNIIGYVIVGLFFATWAVALLVWKYGRIEEKWTAGLAQPAEQAAE, encoded by the coding sequence ATGACCACCGCTCCGGATTCCGCCCGCCTTGAACCGACCGGCGGACGCGGTGTCTCGTGGCACCGCATCCGTACGTCGATGACCCGCGAGGAATGGGCGAGCCTCGGCGGGATGTCCGCGTTCGTCGTGGCGCTGCACGTCATCGGCTGGTTCACGCTCGTGGCGGTGGTCGCCCCCGAGCACTACAGCCTGGGTACGAAGACCTTCGGTGTCGGTATCGGTGTCACCGCGTACACGCTGGGCATGCGGCACGCCTTCGACGCCGACCACATCGCGGCCATCGACAACACGACCCGCAAGCTGATGAACGAAGGGCAACGCCCGCTGTCCGTCGGCTTCTGGTTCTCGCTCGGCCACTCCAGCATCGTCTTCGTGCTTGCCTTCTTGCTCTCCCTCGGCGTCAAGGCGCTGGCCGGGCCGGTGGCGAACGGCGACTCCTCCCTGCACAGCGTCACCGGCTGGGTCGGCACGACCGTCTCGGGGACCTTCCTGTACGTCATCGCCGTCATCAACCTGGTGATCATGGCGGGGATCTGGAAGGTCTTCCGGCAGATGCGCTCCGGCCACTTCGACGAGGCGGCCCTGGAGGAACAGCTCGACAAGCGGGGCTTCATGAACCGCGTCCTCGGCCGCCTGATGAAGTCGATCACCAAGCCGTGGCAGATGTACCCGCTGGGGCTCCTGTTCGGCCTCGGCTTCGACACCGCGACCGAGATCGCGCTCCTCGTCCTGGCCGGCTCGGGCGCGGCCTCCGGGCTGCCCTGGTACGCGATCCTGTGCCTGCCCGTCCTCTTCGCGGCCGGTATGTCGCTGCTCGACACGATCGACGGGTCGTTCATGAACTTCGCCTACGGCTGGGCGTTCTCCAAGCCGGTCCGCAAGGTCTACTACAACCTCACCATCACCGGGCTGTCGGTCGCCGTCGCCCTCATCATCGGCACTGTCGAACTGCTGGGCCTGATCGCGGAGCAGGCCGGCCTGCACGGCGCCTTCTGGGACTGGGTCTCCGGACTGGACCTCAACATCATCGGTTACGTCATCGTCGGCCTGTTCTTCGCCACCTGGGCCGTCGCCCTGCTGGTGTGGAAGTACGGCCGCATCGAGGAGAAGTGGACGGCGGGCCTGGCCCAGCCCGCCGAACAGGCGGCCGAGTAG
- a CDS encoding CoA transferase, with amino-acid sequence MGTQHNAPDGLAGALDGAGRGALDGVRVADFSRVLAGPYATMLLADLGADVVKVERPDIGDDTRSWHPPADHDGTSTYFLSVNRNKRSVVLDLTTDAGLEQARALVARSDVLVENFRPGTMERLGLGHRELRARHPGLVYCSISGFGSGAGAAIPGYDLLVQAVGGLMSVTGDAAGEPVKAGVALVDVITGLHASLGILAALRHRDATGEGQHVEVNLLGSLLSAMVNQASAFAVAGVVPGRMGNAHPSIAPYETFPAADRPIAIAVGNDRQFAALAQAVGDPALAADDRFRTNTDRVAHRAALRDILTERLGAAGADHWAAVLLAAGVPAGPVNTLDEAFAFAHELGLPGIVDIPAAAADGGAAGPSRQVANPIALSGTPARYRTPPPRLGQHTAEVFHPASDHG; translated from the coding sequence ATGGGCACCCAGCACAACGCACCGGACGGACTGGCCGGCGCTCTCGACGGAGCGGGGCGCGGCGCGCTGGACGGAGTGCGCGTCGCCGACTTCTCCCGGGTTCTCGCGGGCCCCTACGCCACGATGCTCCTCGCCGACCTCGGCGCGGACGTGGTGAAGGTCGAGCGGCCGGACATCGGGGACGACACCCGGTCCTGGCACCCCCCGGCCGACCACGACGGCACGTCGACCTATTTCCTGAGCGTCAACCGGAACAAGAGGTCCGTCGTCCTGGACCTCACGACCGACGCCGGCCTCGAACAGGCCCGCGCCCTGGTCGCCCGGTCCGACGTGCTGGTGGAGAACTTCCGCCCCGGCACGATGGAACGGCTGGGGCTCGGCCATCGCGAACTCCGTGCCCGGCACCCGGGGTTGGTCTACTGCTCGATCAGCGGCTTCGGCAGCGGCGCGGGCGCGGCGATCCCCGGGTACGACCTGCTCGTACAGGCCGTCGGCGGTCTGATGAGCGTGACCGGCGACGCCGCGGGGGAGCCGGTGAAGGCGGGCGTCGCCCTGGTCGACGTGATCACCGGTCTGCACGCCTCGCTCGGCATCCTCGCCGCTCTCCGGCATCGGGACGCCACCGGGGAGGGGCAGCACGTGGAGGTGAACCTTCTCGGCTCGCTGCTGTCGGCCATGGTCAACCAGGCGTCCGCGTTCGCCGTCGCCGGTGTGGTCCCGGGCCGCATGGGCAACGCGCACCCGAGCATCGCCCCGTACGAGACCTTCCCGGCCGCCGATCGCCCGATCGCCATCGCGGTGGGCAACGACCGCCAGTTCGCGGCGCTCGCCCAAGCCGTCGGGGATCCCGCTCTCGCCGCCGACGACCGCTTCCGCACCAACACCGACCGGGTCGCCCACCGCGCCGCCCTACGGGACATCCTGACCGAACGCCTGGGCGCCGCCGGCGCGGACCACTGGGCGGCGGTCCTGCTGGCCGCGGGGGTACCGGCCGGGCCGGTCAACACCCTCGACGAGGCATTCGCCTTCGCCCACGAACTCGGCCTCCCCGGCATCGTCGACATCCCCGCCGCAGCCGCCGACGGAGGAGCCGCCGGCCCCTCGCGCCAGGTCGCGAACCCCATCGCGCTGAGCGGCACGCCGGCGCGGTACCGCACGCCACCGCCGCGTCTGGGCCAGCACACCGCGGAGGTTTTCCACCCCGCCTCCGACCACGGCTGA
- a CDS encoding allantoin permease — translation MSTTESPQTATEPNSPTSQATKETLEDYTLRFAPRSYRRWTPMVVATTALGGIAYMADFSIGAGIGLAHGTGNALVAIAVAAVVIFVTGFPLAYYGARYNIDLDLITRGSGFGYYGSVLTSVIFASFTFIFFALEGSIMAQGLKLGLGLPLWLGYLVSTLMVIPLVIYGMKALSKLQVWTTPVWLVLMVAPLVYLIATDPGTVDRFLSYAGTDGEGGVNTASVLLGAGVCLSLIAQIGEQIDYLRFMPPKTEENKRGWWTAVIMAGPGWVVLGALKQAIGVFLAVYILAKVGPTAAPEPIQQFRGAFDAMMPSWLVIPLAVALVVISQIKINVTNAYSGSLAWTNSFTRVTRHYPGRMVFVLVNLAFALVLMEADMFSFLNDILGFYSNCAIAWVVTVATDIGINKYLLKLSPQAPEFRRGMLYAVNPVGVVAFLAASGLSIAMYFHALGDTLQPYSPVAAAVLAFVLTPLMAVVTKGKYYLRRTDDGIEEPLLDPEGNPSGTTYDCHVCHQAYERPDLAACETHDAVVCSLCLSVDKVGDHILPAQPSAA, via the coding sequence ATGAGTACCACCGAGTCCCCTCAGACAGCCACCGAGCCCAACTCCCCGACCAGCCAGGCGACCAAGGAGACGCTGGAGGACTACACCCTCCGCTTCGCGCCCCGGAGTTACCGTCGCTGGACCCCGATGGTCGTGGCCACGACCGCGCTCGGCGGCATCGCCTACATGGCCGACTTCTCCATAGGCGCCGGCATCGGGCTGGCGCACGGCACCGGCAACGCGCTCGTGGCGATCGCCGTCGCCGCCGTCGTCATCTTCGTCACCGGGTTCCCGCTGGCGTACTACGGGGCCCGCTACAACATCGACCTGGACCTGATCACCCGCGGATCCGGCTTCGGCTACTACGGCTCGGTCCTCACCAGCGTCATCTTCGCCAGCTTCACCTTCATCTTCTTCGCCCTCGAGGGCTCGATCATGGCGCAGGGCCTCAAGCTCGGCCTCGGACTGCCGCTCTGGCTGGGCTACTTGGTCTCCACCCTGATGGTGATCCCGTTGGTGATCTACGGCATGAAGGCGCTCAGCAAGCTCCAGGTGTGGACCACACCGGTCTGGCTGGTGCTGATGGTCGCCCCGCTCGTCTATCTGATCGCCACGGACCCGGGGACGGTGGACCGCTTCCTCTCCTACGCGGGCACCGACGGCGAGGGCGGGGTCAACACCGCGTCCGTGCTGCTGGGCGCGGGCGTATGCCTGTCGCTGATCGCACAGATCGGCGAACAGATCGACTACCTGCGCTTCATGCCTCCCAAGACCGAGGAGAACAAACGCGGTTGGTGGACGGCCGTGATCATGGCCGGTCCCGGCTGGGTGGTGCTCGGCGCGCTGAAGCAGGCCATCGGTGTCTTCCTCGCCGTGTACATCCTCGCCAAGGTCGGCCCGACGGCGGCGCCCGAGCCCATCCAGCAGTTCCGCGGTGCCTTCGACGCGATGATGCCGTCCTGGCTGGTGATCCCGCTGGCGGTGGCGCTGGTCGTGATCAGCCAGATCAAGATCAACGTGACCAACGCGTACTCGGGTTCGCTGGCATGGACCAACTCCTTCACCCGCGTCACCCGGCACTATCCGGGCCGTATGGTCTTCGTCCTGGTCAACCTGGCCTTCGCGCTGGTGCTGATGGAGGCCGACATGTTCAGCTTCCTCAACGACATCCTCGGCTTCTACTCGAACTGCGCGATCGCCTGGGTGGTCACCGTGGCCACCGACATCGGCATCAACAAGTACCTGCTGAAACTGTCCCCGCAGGCGCCCGAGTTCCGCCGGGGCATGCTGTACGCCGTCAACCCGGTGGGCGTGGTGGCCTTCCTCGCCGCGTCCGGTCTGTCCATCGCGATGTACTTCCACGCCCTCGGCGACACCCTGCAGCCGTACTCCCCCGTCGCCGCGGCCGTCCTCGCCTTCGTCCTCACCCCGCTGATGGCCGTCGTCACCAAGGGCAAGTACTACCTGCGCCGCACCGACGACGGCATCGAAGAGCCGCTGCTCGACCCGGAGGGCAACCCGAGCGGGACGACCTACGACTGCCATGTGTGCCACCAGGCGTACGAGCGGCCCGACCTGGCGGCCTGTGAGACGCACGACGCGGTGGTGTGCTCGCTGTGCCTGAGCGTTGACAAGGTCGGCGACCACATACTGCCCGCGCAGCCGTCGGCCGCCTGA
- a CDS encoding SAM-dependent methyltransferase, translated as MSDATPKATTGAQSAARIDTSKPHSARFWNYFVGGKDHYEVDQQIGDEIKEIFPGLVDVAVTSRHFLGRAVRHLAGTQGIRQFLDIGTGLPTADNTHEVAQRVAPDARIVYVDNDPVVLAHANALLTSTQEGRTAYLDADLYEPETVLEAAAHTLDLSRPTALMILNTLGHVADHAQARDLVRRLMAGLPSGSYLVISDSTSTSPGMIAASEAYNASGAVPYHVRPVEEIAAFFDGLDLVEPGVVQVTEWRPDSDDTAGRVAVDAYCGMGRKP; from the coding sequence GTGTCCGACGCCACCCCCAAGGCGACCACCGGTGCCCAGTCGGCAGCCCGGATCGACACCTCCAAACCGCACTCCGCCCGCTTCTGGAACTACTTCGTCGGTGGCAAGGACCACTACGAGGTCGACCAGCAGATCGGGGACGAGATCAAGGAGATCTTCCCCGGCCTCGTCGACGTGGCGGTCACCAGCCGGCACTTCCTGGGGCGTGCCGTCCGCCACCTGGCCGGAACCCAGGGCATACGTCAGTTCCTGGACATCGGCACCGGCCTGCCGACCGCCGACAACACCCACGAGGTGGCCCAGCGCGTCGCTCCGGACGCACGGATCGTGTACGTCGACAACGACCCCGTCGTGCTGGCCCACGCCAACGCCCTGCTCACCAGCACCCAGGAAGGCAGGACCGCCTACCTGGACGCCGACCTGTACGAGCCTGAGACCGTCCTTGAGGCCGCCGCCCACACCCTCGACCTCTCCCGGCCGACCGCTCTGATGATCCTCAACACGCTGGGCCACGTCGCCGACCACGCCCAGGCACGCGACCTCGTGCGCCGGCTCATGGCAGGGCTTCCCTCCGGCAGTTACCTGGTGATCAGCGACAGCACCTCCACCAGCCCGGGCATGATCGCCGCGTCCGAGGCCTACAACGCGAGTGGCGCGGTGCCGTACCACGTACGCCCCGTTGAGGAGATCGCCGCGTTCTTCGACGGCCTCGACCTGGTGGAGCCCGGCGTCGTCCAGGTGACCGAGTGGCGCCCCGACTCCGACGACACGGCCGGCCGTGTCGCGGTCGACGCCTACTGCGGGATGGGCCGCAAGCCCTGA
- a CDS encoding SRPBCC family protein codes for MVTFLLERTAPLPLDEAWRRLTEWPRHAMVVPMTRVIMVTPPPTRAGTVFVARSGIGPLAFDDRMEVALWRPPTGTLPGLCRLEKRGRLVRGWAEIEVLPGPGGRTRVLWREELRVRPLPAFADPLLGAAARSVFGRAVNQLLRRP; via the coding sequence GTGGTCACCTTCCTGCTCGAACGCACGGCACCCCTTCCCCTCGACGAGGCATGGCGCCGCCTCACGGAGTGGCCCCGCCACGCCATGGTGGTCCCGATGACCCGCGTCATCATGGTCACGCCCCCGCCGACACGGGCGGGCACGGTCTTCGTGGCCCGTTCGGGGATCGGCCCGCTCGCCTTCGACGACCGGATGGAGGTCGCTCTGTGGCGCCCGCCCACCGGGACCCTGCCGGGCCTGTGCCGCCTGGAGAAGCGGGGCCGGCTCGTACGCGGCTGGGCCGAGATCGAAGTGCTTCCCGGTCCGGGCGGCCGCACGCGGGTGCTGTGGCGCGAGGAGCTCCGGGTGCGTCCGCTGCCCGCGTTCGCGGATCCCCTGCTGGGGGCGGCGGCCCGGTCGGTCTTCGGACGGGCCGTCAACCAGCTGCTCAGACGCCCCTGA